The Halobacterium sp. CBA1132 genome has a segment encoding these proteins:
- the nosZ gene encoding TAT-dependent nitrous-oxide reductase has product MTDDTTDTDRLDPDDVVERHENQLDDLLAEVDEPTTEEDSTTLELAGLELSRRDFVKAGVATGAMAGLAGCSSSLGGSNNTTTGSGGSETPDHKVAPGEHDEYYGFWSGGQSGEIRIVGIPSMRELMRIPVFNTEAGRGYGYDDQSKEMLEDAGDLTWGDNHHPVLSETDGDYDGEYLWVNDKANGRIARVNLKYFETDAITNVPNTQAIHGCSVQSPDTGYIFGNGEFRTPLPNDGRDVHDPDSYVSLFSAVDPESMETQWQVKVDGNLDIVDTDKDGRWAISSAYNDEGGVTVSEMTRDDRDYVKAFDVPAIEAAVEAGNYEEVNGVPVVDGTQDSDLNRGDNPIVRYIPTPKSPHCVEVGPNGDYAFVAGKLSPTVTIIDIDALDSSSDPEDVVAGRPNVGLGPLHTTFDGNGHAYTSLFIDSQAVKWDIEAAVEAEEGSSDPVIGKQDVHYNPGHIQAVEAMTTDPDGEWLVSLNKLSKDRFLPVGPIHPDNDQLIHIGQGNKEMELVADHPAYPEPHDCVFAHRDKLDPATTWDKADYEGEKEFVTQENSRVERTGERSVDVKTSSMRSEYGLSDFTVKEGDEVTLTVTNIEGVRDVIHGVAVPDHDVHLAIAPQDTREATFTADEPGVYWIYCTYFCSALHLEMRSRMIVEPREN; this is encoded by the coding sequence ATGACCGACGACACCACCGACACCGACAGGCTCGACCCGGACGACGTGGTCGAGCGCCACGAGAACCAACTCGACGACCTGCTCGCGGAGGTCGACGAACCGACGACCGAAGAGGACTCGACGACACTGGAACTCGCTGGTCTCGAGCTCTCTCGCCGGGACTTCGTGAAGGCGGGCGTCGCGACCGGCGCGATGGCGGGGTTGGCCGGCTGTTCGAGCAGCCTCGGCGGCTCGAACAACACGACGACCGGCTCCGGCGGGTCGGAGACGCCCGACCACAAGGTGGCGCCCGGCGAGCACGACGAGTACTACGGCTTCTGGTCCGGCGGGCAGTCCGGCGAAATCCGCATCGTCGGCATTCCGTCGATGCGCGAACTGATGCGCATCCCCGTGTTCAACACGGAGGCCGGCCGCGGCTACGGCTACGACGACCAGAGCAAGGAGATGCTGGAGGACGCGGGCGACCTCACGTGGGGTGACAACCACCACCCGGTCCTCTCGGAGACGGACGGCGACTACGACGGCGAGTACCTCTGGGTGAACGACAAGGCCAACGGCCGCATCGCCCGCGTGAACCTGAAGTACTTCGAGACGGACGCCATCACGAACGTCCCGAACACGCAGGCCATCCACGGCTGTTCGGTCCAGAGCCCGGACACGGGCTACATCTTCGGGAACGGCGAGTTCCGCACGCCGCTGCCCAACGACGGTCGCGACGTGCACGACCCCGACAGCTACGTGTCGCTGTTCTCCGCGGTCGACCCCGAGTCGATGGAGACTCAGTGGCAGGTGAAAGTCGACGGTAACCTCGACATCGTCGACACTGACAAGGACGGCCGCTGGGCCATCTCGTCGGCGTACAACGACGAGGGCGGCGTCACCGTCTCGGAGATGACTCGTGACGACCGCGACTACGTGAAGGCGTTCGACGTGCCCGCGATCGAGGCGGCCGTCGAGGCCGGCAACTACGAGGAGGTCAACGGCGTGCCCGTCGTCGACGGCACGCAGGACAGCGACCTGAATCGGGGCGACAACCCCATCGTGCGGTACATTCCGACGCCGAAGAGCCCCCACTGCGTTGAGGTCGGCCCGAACGGCGACTACGCGTTCGTCGCCGGGAAGCTCTCCCCGACGGTCACCATCATCGACATCGACGCTCTCGACTCCTCCAGCGACCCCGAGGACGTCGTCGCCGGCCGGCCGAACGTCGGCCTCGGTCCGCTGCACACGACCTTCGACGGGAACGGCCACGCGTACACGTCGCTGTTCATCGACTCCCAAGCCGTCAAGTGGGACATCGAGGCGGCCGTCGAGGCAGAGGAGGGCTCCTCGGACCCCGTCATCGGGAAGCAGGACGTCCACTACAACCCCGGCCACATTCAGGCCGTCGAGGCGATGACCACCGACCCCGACGGCGAGTGGCTGGTGAGTCTGAACAAACTCTCGAAGGACCGCTTCCTGCCGGTCGGCCCCATCCACCCGGACAACGACCAACTCATCCACATCGGACAGGGCAACAAGGAGATGGAACTAGTCGCCGACCACCCCGCCTACCCCGAGCCCCACGACTGCGTGTTCGCGCACCGTGACAAACTCGACCCCGCGACGACGTGGGACAAGGCCGACTACGAGGGCGAGAAGGAGTTCGTCACCCAGGAGAACTCCCGCGTCGAGCGCACGGGCGAGCGCTCCGTCGACGTCAAGACGTCCTCGATGCGCTCGGAGTACGGCCTCTCGGACTTCACCGTCAAGGAGGGCGACGAGGTGACGCTCACGGTGACGAACATCGAGGGCGTCCGCGACGTCATCCACGGCGTCGCCGTCCCCGACCACGA